In the Coprothermobacter sp. genome, one interval contains:
- a CDS encoding helicase → MRLISNAGTDRVIDALREADGPDALLDIASPAFSLFAVRELQDLLAHQKHSRLILPLVDSVDLGLLGSPADRAARNRLQTAWLARECAQWLQDKSEVRASPSPLPQSAYVVRHADGAGDRIITGSCPLTTDGLGLTPGNHTSLIQCAESHEEVAMFAAWYESLWNAMPDSSQAKEDLLSQLRALSDRVPASRIYYQILLELFHMRGDELDEEAVVKSATGIRNTVVWKKLYKFQRDGAVGAIDKLNRFGGCILADSVGLGKTFEALAVIKYHELRNDRVLVLCPKRLRDNWTLYKANDRRNVLAADRFNYDVLNHTDLSRDGGLSGDIDLAHVNWGNYDLVVIDESHNFRNKRTPEQGGETRYDRLMRKVVQEGVRTRVLMLSATPVNNRLADLRNQIAFATEGDDTALVDQGIGSIDSTTRLAQKQFNRWLELSEKERTPTALVDMLGFDYFTLLDLLTIARSRKHIEKYYGTAETGRFPERLKPINIKPDVDIAGEFPSIRSINLEIRRLHLASYAPLRYVLPSRQEAYDKKYGTELQGGKGFFRQVDREESLIQLLRVNVLKRMESSISSFALTVKRQIDDVEATLARIESQTREVEELDIADVDIDDAAFESLLVGRKVKVLLQDVDLVRWKQDLVEDRNRLKTLYAAARQVRPDRDAKLAALRDSIALKCQEPINSGNRKVIVFTAFADTAEYLYAQLAPWAKRELGIESAVVTGAGRNQATLPHLRREFSSILSAFAPLAKERPEDLASEGNLDLLITTDCLSEGQNLQDCDWVVNYDIHWNPVRIIQRFGRIDRIGSPNDRIQLVNFWPNMELDEYIKLEQRVSGRMVLLDVSATGEENLIEQQSGNQMNDLEYRRKQLLKLQDAVIDLEDLSTGVSITDLTLTDFRIDLSDYTKDHGGAVPELPVGAYAVTEADGEVEPGIVFCLRAEGEAAGSAVDAGYPLAPYYLVHVSDQGAVLLQCTQARQILDRLKRTCLGRDLPDARACNRFEKATHGGEDMHVPQGLLATAVASVVGKGQERAVASLFSPGGTHALKGEYAGINDFEVVAFLVILPRATS, encoded by the coding sequence ATGAGGCTAATTAGTAACGCTGGAACCGATCGAGTCATTGACGCATTGCGTGAGGCTGACGGCCCGGACGCGTTGCTGGACATCGCTTCTCCTGCATTCTCCCTCTTTGCAGTACGCGAATTGCAGGATTTGCTCGCGCATCAGAAGCACTCCAGACTTATCTTGCCACTCGTAGATAGCGTGGACCTTGGACTACTCGGCTCACCGGCGGACCGGGCTGCTCGCAACCGTCTACAGACAGCGTGGCTTGCTCGTGAATGTGCACAGTGGCTGCAGGACAAGTCCGAGGTACGTGCATCGCCATCGCCACTGCCTCAATCTGCATACGTTGTTCGTCATGCTGACGGCGCTGGCGACCGTATTATCACTGGCAGTTGTCCGCTGACGACTGACGGCCTCGGCCTGACGCCGGGCAATCATACGAGTCTGATTCAGTGCGCTGAGAGCCACGAGGAAGTGGCGATGTTCGCAGCATGGTACGAGTCGCTGTGGAATGCCATGCCCGACTCGTCCCAGGCGAAAGAGGATTTGCTGTCTCAGCTCCGGGCCCTGAGCGATCGAGTACCTGCCTCTCGCATCTACTACCAGATCCTTCTGGAGCTGTTTCACATGCGTGGAGACGAGCTGGATGAAGAAGCGGTGGTCAAGAGTGCAACTGGCATCCGCAATACTGTCGTTTGGAAGAAGCTCTACAAGTTTCAGCGCGACGGTGCCGTGGGAGCCATCGATAAGCTCAACCGATTTGGCGGCTGCATCCTCGCCGACAGTGTCGGACTGGGCAAGACATTCGAGGCCCTAGCCGTCATCAAATATCACGAGCTGCGCAATGACCGCGTGCTGGTCCTGTGCCCGAAGAGGCTGCGGGACAACTGGACACTCTACAAGGCGAACGATCGCCGGAATGTCCTGGCTGCAGATCGGTTCAACTATGACGTGCTCAATCATACGGACCTCTCGCGCGATGGCGGTCTGTCGGGCGATATCGATCTTGCCCATGTGAACTGGGGCAACTACGACCTCGTTGTCATCGATGAATCGCACAACTTTCGCAACAAGCGCACACCAGAGCAGGGTGGCGAGACGCGCTATGATCGCCTCATGCGAAAGGTGGTCCAGGAAGGAGTGCGAACGCGCGTGCTGATGCTGTCAGCGACGCCGGTCAACAACCGCTTGGCCGACCTGCGCAACCAGATCGCCTTTGCCACGGAGGGTGACGACACCGCGCTTGTGGATCAGGGGATTGGCAGCATCGACAGCACAACCCGTCTTGCCCAGAAGCAGTTCAACCGGTGGCTGGAACTCAGCGAGAAGGAGAGGACGCCAACGGCGCTGGTGGACATGTTGGGATTTGACTACTTCACGTTGCTCGACCTCCTCACCATTGCTCGATCGCGCAAGCACATCGAGAAGTACTACGGGACAGCGGAAACAGGGCGGTTTCCTGAGCGCCTCAAACCCATCAACATCAAGCCCGATGTCGACATAGCTGGAGAGTTCCCCTCGATTCGCAGCATCAACCTTGAGATCCGTCGCCTGCACCTGGCTTCCTACGCTCCGTTACGGTATGTGCTGCCCTCCAGACAGGAAGCATATGACAAGAAGTACGGGACTGAGCTCCAAGGGGGCAAGGGGTTCTTCCGGCAAGTCGACCGCGAAGAGAGCTTGATCCAGTTACTGCGAGTCAACGTGCTCAAGCGCATGGAGAGTTCCATTTCGTCGTTTGCTCTGACCGTGAAGCGACAGATCGACGATGTCGAGGCAACACTTGCACGAATAGAGTCTCAGACGAGGGAGGTCGAGGAGCTCGACATTGCCGATGTCGATATCGATGACGCGGCGTTTGAAAGCCTGCTCGTGGGGCGAAAGGTTAAGGTTCTGCTGCAAGATGTGGACCTGGTGCGCTGGAAGCAGGACCTGGTGGAGGACCGGAACCGGCTGAAGACGCTGTATGCAGCCGCTCGACAGGTGAGACCGGATCGTGATGCGAAGCTGGCAGCTCTGCGGGATAGCATTGCCCTCAAGTGTCAGGAACCGATCAACAGCGGCAACCGAAAGGTCATCGTCTTCACGGCGTTTGCCGACACGGCCGAGTATCTCTACGCGCAGCTCGCTCCGTGGGCAAAGCGCGAGCTCGGGATCGAGTCCGCCGTCGTGACAGGAGCAGGACGCAACCAAGCGACCCTGCCCCACCTGCGCAGGGAGTTCTCGTCGATCCTTTCGGCATTTGCCCCTCTCGCCAAGGAACGACCCGAGGACCTTGCAAGCGAGGGGAACCTGGACCTGCTGATTACCACCGACTGCCTCTCAGAAGGTCAGAACCTGCAGGACTGTGATTGGGTGGTGAACTACGACATTCACTGGAATCCGGTACGTATCATCCAGCGGTTCGGACGCATCGACCGTATCGGTTCCCCCAACGACCGCATCCAGCTGGTCAATTTCTGGCCGAACATGGAGCTGGATGAGTACATCAAGCTTGAGCAGCGCGTAAGTGGCCGCATGGTCCTACTGGACGTCTCTGCGACGGGGGAGGAGAACCTCATCGAGCAGCAATCGGGCAACCAGATGAACGATCTGGAGTATCGCCGCAAGCAGCTTCTCAAGCTACAGGATGCTGTCATCGACCTCGAGGACTTGTCCACGGGGGTCTCTATCACGGACCTTACGCTCACCGATTTCCGCATTGACCTGTCCGACTACACCAAGGACCATGGCGGCGCGGTCCCGGAGCTGCCGGTTGGAGCGTATGCTGTGACCGAGGCCGATGGTGAGGTTGAGCCTGGCATCGTCTTCTGCCTGCGTGCCGAGGGAGAGGCAGCTGGAAGCGCCGTCGATGCCGGATACCCTCTAGCGCCATACTACCTGGTGCATGTGAGTGATCAGGGCGCGGTGCTCCTGCAATGCACACAAGCGCGGCAGATCCTGGACCGACTCAAACGGACGTGTCTCGGACGTGACCTGCCGGATGCGCGCGCCTGCAATCGTTTCGAGAAGGCGACACACGGCGGCGAGGATATGCATGTGCCTCAAGGCCTGCTGGCGACTGCTGTAGCGTCGGTGGTCGGCAAAGGACAGGAACGGGCCGTCGCCAGCCTGTTCTCTCCTGGTGGTACCCATGCACTTAAGGGAGAGTACGCAGGAATCAACGACTTCGAGGTTGTCGCGTTTCTCGTGATACTGCCGAGGGCGACGTCTTGA
- a CDS encoding DNA recombination protein RmuC, with the protein MCYICVNFFPAKPSAGYPCEFSHNEFTHMCCSCHKGGSYMDAWSSLIIGIAIGVAVGIAIGLLLRHAQATNNQKIIDQAREAFSSQAAVSFKSLSMDALGLVTNQLTTMASSKLAEQQGQATQYLDNKKALIDQTLATMNTELSKVQSTMQELKEKGENQFGGLTQQLTNASSQTSRLTDITTALKEALASGKTRGQWGERMADDILRAAGFREDVNYRKQKEELSGNRPDFTFFLPKNLRLNMDVKFPLDNYMCVISAATEEERSSFTKKFLSDVQQRVKEINSRGYIDPGNGTVDCVLLFIPVESVFAFAQEQDPQLLDKALNQHVILCSPSTLFAVLAIIHQATDTFSIQQNVGQILAKFTEFDKQWGQFTDKYEKLEKHIQNVEEDFKELSGVRTHKLDGILENIHALEEQQKEVENGAPEQLTDV; encoded by the coding sequence ATGTGTTATATCTGTGTCAATTTCTTTCCAGCAAAACCCTCTGCTGGCTATCCTTGCGAATTCTCCCATAATGAGTTTACACATATGTGCTGTTCATGTCACAAGGGAGGCAGTTATATGGATGCATGGTCATCGCTTATCATTGGCATCGCGATAGGAGTTGCTGTTGGAATCGCTATTGGCTTGCTGCTGCGCCACGCGCAAGCAACAAACAATCAGAAGATAATCGATCAAGCAAGAGAAGCGTTCAGCAGTCAGGCTGCCGTGTCATTCAAGAGCCTTTCGATGGACGCTCTTGGTCTTGTTACAAATCAACTGACAACAATGGCCAGCAGCAAGCTGGCAGAACAACAGGGCCAAGCAACTCAATACCTGGACAATAAGAAAGCTCTTATAGACCAGACCTTGGCAACGATGAACACAGAGCTGTCCAAAGTTCAGAGCACAATGCAGGAACTCAAGGAAAAGGGAGAAAACCAGTTTGGTGGGCTTACGCAACAACTCACTAATGCGTCTTCGCAAACCAGTAGACTTACCGATATAACTACTGCTCTCAAGGAAGCCCTTGCCAGCGGCAAGACGCGTGGGCAGTGGGGTGAGCGCATGGCTGACGACATTCTCCGCGCCGCTGGGTTTAGGGAAGACGTCAATTATCGGAAACAAAAAGAGGAGCTTTCCGGCAATCGCCCGGATTTCACATTCTTCCTTCCCAAAAACCTGCGATTGAACATGGATGTCAAATTCCCGCTGGACAACTATATGTGTGTCATCAGTGCTGCCACAGAGGAAGAGCGATCCTCGTTCACGAAAAAATTTCTATCAGACGTGCAGCAACGTGTTAAAGAGATCAACTCACGAGGATATATCGATCCAGGAAATGGAACTGTCGATTGCGTCCTCCTCTTTATTCCGGTTGAGTCGGTGTTCGCCTTTGCGCAGGAACAGGACCCACAACTTCTCGACAAAGCCTTGAACCAACATGTCATCTTGTGCTCACCATCAACATTGTTCGCTGTGCTTGCCATTATCCATCAAGCAACCGACACGTTCTCCATTCAACAGAACGTTGGCCAAATCCTGGCGAAGTTCACCGAGTTCGATAAACAGTGGGGGCAATTCACCGATAAGTATGAAAAACTCGAAAAGCACATCCAGAACGTCGAGGAAGATTTCAAAGAACTTTCTGGAGTGCGAACGCACAAGCTTGACGGAATCCTTGAAAACATCCATGCTCTCGAAGAACAGCAAAAAGAAGTGGAAAACGGTGCTCCAGAACAACTAACCGATGTTTGA